The Salmo salar chromosome ssa06, Ssal_v3.1, whole genome shotgun sequence sequence GGGCTGGTAACTGACAATATCACCTCTATGAGAAATGGCGGAGCTTGTTGGAACACATGTGACGAGAGAAACAACGTCTCAGAAATGAAGTAGTGAAAACTCGTGCAAACCGTCAATAAACACAGTGTTTCAGGGTTGACCTTGACCTGACTAGACTGAAACACTGCTACAGTTCATTTTCTCAGGCAATCAATGAATCTTTTCAAACTGAATGGGTTCAGCCTGGAGAAGACTATGGACTTGGTGCACCTTTGTCTTGTCCCTTTTCCCAGGacaaaggacaggagaggagggatacCAGTCCCAGCTAAGAGTAAAGTTCAGAGGTCAGCGCTGAGGGATGAGGATAGTACAGGCAGTCGCTACAGATCCTAATCCCCCTAAACTaccaaaaacaacacatttcccaGCTCATTGTCAATTAGTTTTAATCCAATAGTCAAACATGCTTAATCCAGGAATTAACACATGTTGATCAATCATCCATAGGGATCTGAGACACAGGAGTGATCACCACTGCATTTACAATTGAGAACAGTAGGACTACAGGCAGGTTCTACAATATTGGGTAGTACTCTGCCAATTTTGTCACATACAATTGTATTGTATTTTTCCTTAtgctggcctcccgagtggcgcagtggtcgaaggcactgtatcgcagtgctagctgtgtcactagaggtTCTGGGTTAGGCTCTGtcgcacggctctcaaccttcgcctttcccgtgtccgtacgggagttgcagcgatgagacaagactgtaactaccaaggataccatgaaattgggggtaAAAGTAAAACAATGAGATGTTTTTCCATATGCTACTGTGCAAGGCTTTAAATgtttgctgtgtttgtgtgtgtgaatgcgcgtgtgcgtgtgtgtgcatgtgtgtgtcagtgacgtGCGGTGAGGTCGGTGGTTAGGTAAGCATTGGCTATTATCAAAGCCAGATTTACTCACAAATAAACCTTGATGAAGCCCAAGTTCACCATACAACAGATAGCTTCAACATCCTGAGTGACAAAGTGTCACGCCtactctcgttccctctctccagCGCTCCACGTTGCCAGTCTACTAACCAAcggtcctggcaaccatcattacgcacacctgctccccattgttatgcacacctggacttcatcattacCTTGATTACTTCCCCTTTATTTATCTCTCAGTAGCCTCAGTCTTAAGGCAGTATTGGTTTTGTTCACCTTCAGTATGCTTCTCCTGTTTTGTTTATCTGCTGATTctcattattaaactcaccttctgcacctgcttcctgactcatAGTGTATACGGTACACATAGCTACAAACCCATATGTACTAACAATTTTCACcaaatggcgcagcggtctaaggcattgcatctcagtgctagaggcgtcactacagatcctggttcgattccaggctgcatcacaaccggccgtgattgggagtcccataggtcggtgcacaattggctcaacgtcgtccgggttagggtttggccggaagaggccatcattgtaaataggatttttttcttaataactgacttgcctaattaaataaaggataaatatatatattttttaattaaaatacCAATGTGGCCAAGATATACAAGCGATAGCCTCCGATGGCGGTATATTTCATATCATCCAACAAAATGACAGACTACTTAACTCAGCTCAGACAGATCAATGTAGCATCCAcagcagtggcggtcagtgctgtTTATGATGAGGGAGGACCATTTTtctttatgagcatggccttatttctcttacatcatattggatgactcacattcatattccattcacccagttcaatgtaacagtaataggtttaggctactacatgatactcaaactttccctatacccataatgaggttgctacaacctagcctatgaataaaAGTTTACAATGTAAGTGCACATAGGTCGAGAAACAAATTTGAtgtgacattcaataccgccttgtacACTCTTgccatctagctgatatagggtttAATCATTAGtctgtttatccccgttttgttctgtttgcttccgtttaggaaacgtttttcaacagaatcggcggaatgaatacactccTGATCATGCGTAAACAAAGTTCATTCTCATAACAGccatgttgtattccttctcttcgcttcgcttgtggacttcaatgtataacaaatcagctgtatgtgaccaggtgaaaaaacctttccaagccaaacctctacaaacagcctacattgttgtcaccatattagctaaagtaactagctaacatagcatctctctgtttgagcagggtgttttagtaggctaaactagctagctgcatttgctagctaagtaagtgaaactgaaactgAAAAAAAATGATGAAatgtttgtgatttatttagaattcaaggcacacttaaccagcatggctaccacagcattctgcagtgatacgccatcccatctggtttggtcttagtgggactatcatttgtttttcaacaggacaatgacccaacacacctccaggctgtctaagggctatttgaccaagaaggagagtgatggagtgctgcatcagatgacctggccttcacaatcccccgacctcaacgcAGTTGaaattgtttgggatgagttggactgcagagtgaaggaaaagcagccaacaagtgctcagcatatgtgggaactccttcaagactgttggaaacgcATTccatatgaagctggttgagagaatgcatgtgtgtgcaaagctgtcatcaaggcaaaggatggctactttgaagaatctcaaatataaatgtattttaatttgtttaacacttgtttggttactacatgattcgatatctgttatttcatagttttaatgtcttcactattctacaatgtagaaaatagtacaaataaagaaaaacccttgaataagtatgtgttctaaaactttgaccggtagtgtatataataaATAAGGTTATTATGAAATGTCCATATCAACAATTGAAAGGACTTAAAAATGCAGTACAAATTGCAAAAGAAAATGCATTTAGGCCTACCTTTACTTGAAAATGAAGTACATTGGTGAGTCATTCAGAGTGATCCTCTAGTGACAGCAATGTAGCAGTCACAGAAGAACCCCATGTCCGTTATTTGGGGATGCTATGGGAGAAGCATCGCCAAGGCCTCCTTCCATTTTCACTCTGAAACAAAAAGAGTTACATTATTCCAACTTAGACATTTTTTAAAGTGCAGTATAGTCCATGTGTCAGTTCAAGGGATGCCTACGCCAAATTATGTAGACACGTCCAAATGTGCAGAGTTTACCCCAGGCAATACCCACACATCATGTTTAAGCAATATGCATGTGCAGCAATGCAACAAATGAAGCTACTTGAAGCTAGGCAAAGCAAGGTGACCTATGCTGACCCTGTCCATTAACAGTGACTGGAGTCAGGAACAGCCACACGTGTCACCGATTTGAATGGGTGGAAAGGAAGGCATGAATACCCTGGCTTCTTTCCTGAGAGATTGATGCAGTTTTAGCAAATGTTTAGATTTTGAGCATAAAAACCACCAGAATCATTGAGAAAAAACATTACATGAAAAAATGATTACATTAAATGATCACAGGGTGGGCATTGCCTATCCTGCCTGCATGTCACTcactggtctgtgtgtgtgtgtgaatgtgtgggggggggtgggggttggggggggggtttaatAGATATTAATATGGTCCATCCACACGTTGGCGCACTTGCTCTGGTTCGTTTTTGATCTGGTTCGTTTTTGAACTGTTGCAGTTTATTACGATTCTAAAATGGGATTCAAGTTATTGTTCTCTATGATCAACAATGAAAAAATATAGGCCTAGTTCTGCatgaaatgagaacgaacactAGAATGCATTATGATGAGTAGCCTATTTTCTAAAAAGGAAAATAAAACCTAAAGTTAGATATTTTGAAGCTGTCAAAAGTAACAATGTTAGATCACACGGACGAATACAAGTCTAGGCCTATTATCAAAGAAAGTTTCATATTTGAGTCATTTTGTAAGAGCCGAAAGACATTTAAAGGAGCATTTTGTGTGTGTAGCAGCGCGAGTTTGGGCAGGCTACTGTAGGTGCAGGACTGGTTGAAAACGCACAGGAGGTGCTTTGGAATCGACATGATTGACAGCTCTGCGTTGGTGACATCACTGCACGACAAAAAGCCTCGTTGGGGAAGAGAAGGCACCAATCAATTGGACTGCTAGTGTGCTgcgcacaggagagagagattaagCTACACACTATACAGTCTGATATTCTACACCCGGTCTCTGCTAAACTTTATCTATAAATTCGCATTTGAAGATGTTCAACGACTTAGATCGGTCCTGCCTACACCAGTCTGCTTCCACCTCATAGATATAACTTTAGGCGATTTTTTATTCTATTGACCAAGACGTCTCCAGATTCCCAGCTGCGGAGATATGTGCGAGAGAAAGGGGTCGGAGCAGTGCACGGACTGTCTTTCGCCCGCAGAGGAAAAGCGTGGAATAAACACGAATTAATGTGGAATTTATTGGAGCCCAAAGCTGGAAGGACGACTGGACACAGCGCTTCCTTATCAGGTAAAACAAGTTAGAGGTATTCATTATTGAAGTGAATGACAACTTTTATATTTAGGGAAAAGTTGAGAAAATCTCATAAACTGTCCATCCGCTGAGTCTTCTGGATCTAATAACCCCGTTCCCccccattttgtatttatttttttatttttttggggggggggtacataAATTCCGAAACATAGTGTACATACAAAAATTCATACTGGTAGTATTTTAAGGATATGTACTTTTGATGTAGACCTAGATGTGTGTTGATGTCTTGTCTGCGCAGTGCGATACATATGGCCAGGATACGAACGTCAGATCTCACACCTGCGAGCCCCTTGAAGTAACTCTATCCCGCATGATTATAGTCATACATTGCCGTCAAAGCCTCACCAAATAGACGCTTGTAGCGCTATCTGACTGCTGCCACGACTGTATCTAGTGGAACCTTTTTGATGCCTACATTCTGTCATGCTTTGTGTGTTCTAAGGTCTACGTAGTATTTCTTTTATACACACCCACCAAACACGTCCTCCTAGCTCTTCTGTAATTGCAGACTTTTTGTCTgccgtcttctctctgtcttcttccAGTTTCTTTGatttctccttttcctgtaggcTACCACCCGATTTTTTTGTTTGACAATTCTCTTTCATAACTTCCTCACCTTGATATGCTGGTGTTTTAGTTTTGCCGCTATAACGTTAAAAGATCAATCCCCTATTTCACTAAGCGTAGCCCGCGGGCTATGTTATTGCCAACCTTTATGTTCTTTACTTCAAAGTGACGTGTCTTTTCTTTTAACCTGCTTTAATACAAATTGCAATTATATGGAAGAAGAAACAATTTATGGCAGCTGAGCTGGGGGAATTTTACAGTGAACCTCCAATGTCTCTCCTGTCGATagctgtctgtgtgctgtgtcgGCGGCGCATGTGTATTGACATaaactgctctcctctcctcgcagGGACTAACTGACCATGGTCGCCGTGTTTCGTTCTCTCATGGTACTGCTGCTGGCTCAGGTGTTGCTGGGAGGCGCTGCGGGACTAATCCCCGAGGTTGGCCGGAGGAAGTACAGTGAGTCCGAGAAGCAGAGCCCGGAGCAGTCGGATAACTTTCTCAACGAGTTCGAGCTGCGGCTCCTCAATATGTTCGGACTTAAGCGGAGGCCGAACCCGAGCAGACAGGCTGTGGTGCCTCAGTACATGGTGGACCTGTACCGTATGCATTCGTTGAACGGAGACCACAGCACTAAACGGCCCCGGAGCATGGGGAGGCACGCAGAGAGAGCCGCCAGCAAGGCCAACACGATTAGAAGCTTTCACCATGAAGGTACGTATTAGTGGCATATTTCACCTGGCAAGGTAGAGCACCTCTGCTCCTTCAGACATGTCAAACCTGTATTTAAACATGACTCAGATTGTGAAGAGGATTTCCAAAGCAATTACACTTTTTTATGACAGGCCCACTCATATCCTAACAGAGTGACACGCGTCAGTGACACACACCCTTTATAAGTAGATCATAAAATAACAAAGGGGGATTTAACAATGTAACGAGTAAAACTCATTGTCAGGGTTCGACAGAGAAGTACATGATGTGTAACTTTGAAGTGCAAAGTAGCCTAATCCCTGAAATATGCGGTGATGAAACCCGTTACACGGAACATTCCATTGACAGTGCTATAACAGGCATCAAAACATCAAGGGTGGTGGGTGGTATCACAAGGGTCATTTGTTTCTTAATAATTGATGGTGTTTGCGTGGGCCCTGAAAACAGTTTTTCCAGACACGCACCACAGGAGAGGGATAAAGAAAGGGCGGTGTGCGTGCGCAAGTGATAGTCATCGTCCtgctgctacttcaataacacacGACATGACATTACACTACACTGTCTACACACGCATTATGACAGAGGCCACTGTGGCAGACATTGCTCCGTCTCATTTTTAGACAGGACTAGTCAGTTCATTACTCATTCTGGTTTTGGGGGTGAGCGTTATCCTTTTCCAATCGCTCTCTCAAGGCGCACTCTTTATGCGCAATTACGCACGTTAAAATAATAGAACCACGTAATTAGGCGTACATACTTATTATGTAGCTGCATATGCGTCGCTAACTGCGTGATTGTACATTAAAACTACACATTTATAAACCTCAGAAACACATGCAGACCAGAATATTTTTTCAGTATAGGCCAATTGGTCTAAATGCTCAAATAAATAGGAGGTATTTGATCCAAGAGCTGAACTGGAGGCACACATGGACATTTTCTTATGGTGATGTGAACTCTGGTGGTGTTTTTTGATTTGGTAGTGTATCTGTACTATGTTGTATAGTAGCAGTGGGTAGAGAGGTAGGCATCAGAGGATGTCTAGTCTAGTGTTACAAGGCGAATAGCTCATCTGGGCACTACATTTACAGTGCTGCAACAAACACACCAGAACACTTAATAATGAAACATGAAAACCAAATATTGAAACTTTTAAAAAAATCAGCATTTCCCTTAATGCTTTTTGGACAGTCTATCTGATAGTACCTGTCTTTTAGTTGGCTCTGGCTCCAGTAGTGTACGGTACATGCCCAATGTGTCCATGGAGGGCCTTCTACACAGACTCCTGAGTGTTGCACTGCACAAGGAAGTTTCCACCCAGTGAATGACTCATTGGAGTGTTTGGGTCAGGATGGAGGGGTGGTTGGGTGTTCTCCTCTCCTGATGCCTGGTCGGGATGACACCCAGTGGACTAACTGACACACTACAAACACCACTGACACTAAAAACACCGCTGACACTAAAAACACCACTGACACTAAAAACACCACTGACACTAAAAACACCACTGAAACACTACAAACACCACTGACACACTACAAACATCACTGACAttacaaacaccactgaaacactACAAACACCACTGACACACTACAAACATCACTGACACTACAAACACCACTGACACTAAAAACACCACTGAAACACTACAAACACCACTGACACACTACAAACATCACTGACACTACAAACACCACTGACACTAAAAACACCACTGAAACACTACAAACACCACTGACACACTACAAACATCACTGACACTACAAACACCACTGACACTAAAAACACCACTGACACTAAAAACACCACTGACACTAAAAACACCACTGACACTAAAAACACCACTGAAACACTACAAACACCACTGACACACTACAAACATCACTGACACTAAAAACACCACTGACACTAAAAACACCACTGACACTAAAAACACCACTGAAACACTACAAACACCACTGACACACTACAAACATCACTGACACTAAAAACACCACTGACACTACAAACACCACTGACACTACGAACACCACTGACACTACAAACACCACTGACACTACAAACATCACTGACACACCACAAAACCACACTGGTAGGAGGCATGGTGACTGGGACTGAGACCACTCACTCCACTAGTGTAAACTTCCACTTGACTCCACACCTTAATTGTAGCCATTTGGGATACATTTCAGCCATGTTTGGTTGTTTACCCTTGCATCCTCCTGTCTTTTCATCCAATGCTCCAGTGCAGCATGGTTTTGGGTATTTTGATTGTTCCTATGGTAGAAGTGTGAAGAGTGGGGGGTCCTATATGTTAAATATACGTGTAGCTACACATGTAAACCATAATGTCAAAGCCTGAAGCCTTATCCATTCTTCACATCCGTTCCGTGATATTCATTTCAGAGGGGCAATTCATTTCTGTAATATCGGTTTTcaattttattttgttatttttgccAAACAGAACATTTCCAGGCCTAACTCAGTAACCGGCTGCCAAAGACAGCAGAGATGAATGACCTGATATTAGCCGTTATCTTTTGTTTTGGCCCACAGAGAGCCAAGAAATTAGGAATGTTGATACACTCATATCTGTGGTTCACAACTCTTAGACAAGCCCCAACATGTTGTTCACACAGTGCATGCAGTACCTCCTTCACTCACACAGCAGGGttctggatagagagagagagggggacaggggaggggggagagaaaagagagaaagatttggagctaaagagagagagagggggatttggggtgaggagagagatagagagcgaaggggagagagggattttGGAGTGAGTGGgcgaaagagagaaggagagaaggggtttgaaggagagaaatagagagaagggGTTTTCCCACATCAGTAAGGATTGATGGGTCTAATTGAGGTCTTTGTGCTTCTGGAGAGAGATTTAGGATGAGGGGGTGGAATTTCCTAAATGCCTCCTTTGAAAACGCCCTGAGTTCAAAGTTAGTGTTTATTTACCACTCCAAACAGATAACAAGCATGTCTTTGTGCCATCTGTAAAACACTTAAAGGTAAATGTAAAAAGTTTGACTACAATCAAGAAAATATAAGTGCTGACATTGACAAATGTATGTGAAATTTGTTTTACACACTATTGTTAATAATTAATTCTCAATCAGGCCAAATATGCACATAGGAATAAAAATGTATAGCGATAGACTGCtacaaaaaatatgtaaaaaaacaTGAAGATAAATGAGCCATACTTCCCTATGGCCCGTAATTATGTCATAATAATCGAGCTTTGATGATTCCATGATGGACGACAATTCCTTTTTCCACAATAATAACAGCACTTCATCATGTAGCAGCCACATCCTAAAGGGCAGGACATTCTCCATGGCATTTAGTGGCCTCACATGCATAATGGTTAGATGCTATCACTGGTCTTTACTACATCTTATCAACATTGGAACACCACTGCTTTGATGTCATGACATTTCCTCTGATGAAATGTATGAACCTGACCATATTGCAGCTCGATGGTCATAACTGTTAGCCTTTGCCTTTACACTGGATTTAGTGAGCGTGTGTATGATGACATGAATGACAACAATGTCTCTGTGTTGAAGTGAGCTGTGGAAAGAATAACAGTTTGTCAGGACAGTAAACCTTTGTCAATCTTCTTCCCTGTTCCTGTATAATCTATAAAGACATACATGTTTGCCTCTACATTTTTTACATTGCAGCATGCTCTCTTAGTGGCTGTCCTCCACTCCCAGTAACTTTCTCCATGGAGTTACTCTACCACCTTTATCAACACAACCTTTGCAGTAAAAAAAACATGTCCTAATCTTAGCCATAAATGTCTATGTCAACATCATCCACTGACCCtagctctctccttctcctctcttgtagagtccatggagGCTCTGGCCAGTCTGAAGGGCAGGACAACCCAGCAGTTCTTCTTCAACCTCACCTCCATCCCTGGAGAAGAGCTTATCACCTCTGCAGAGCTCCGGGTATACAGGGACCAGGTCCTGGGGGCCACAGCAGCTCCCACCAGTAACACCAGTCACAACAGCAGTAACAGCTCCAGTACCAGTGCTGGTGGCTTCCATCGTATCAACGTGTACGAGGTGTTTGGAGCCCCTGCGTCTCCCCGTGGGGAACCCCTGACACGCCTCTTGGACACGCGGCTGGTGCAGGACTCTCTGAGCCGCTGGGAGAGCTTTGACGTCAGCCCCGCCGTGTCACAGTGGGCCTCCGGGGGGCGCCACAACCACGGCTTCCTGGTTGAGATGCTCCACCCAGACACCCTGGGGGGCGAAGAGGGCCAAAGACAGAGACGACACGTCAGGGTAAGCCGCTCCCTCCACGGGGACCAGAACTCATGGCCCCAGGCTCGCCCCCTGCTGGTGACCTACGGTCATGACAGACAGGGGAATGCGGTGCTGCACAGGGACAAGAGACAGGCAGCAGGCCACAGGAAACAGAGGAAGAAGCACCAACACAAGGCCAACTGCCGCAGACATGCCCTCTACGTGGACTTCAGCGACGTGGGCTGGAATGAGTGGATAGTTGCACCCCCTGGCTACCACGCCTTCTACTGCCACGGGGAGTGCCCCTTCCCATTGGCCGACCACCTCAACTCCACCAACCACGCCATCGTTCAGACGCTGGTCAACTCTGTGAACTCCAACATCCCCCGGGCGTGCTGCGTGCCCACAGAGCTTAGCCCCATATCACTGCTCTAT is a genomic window containing:
- the bmp2 gene encoding Bone morphogenetic protein 2 precursor, coding for MVAVFRSLMVLLLAQVLLGGAAGLIPEVGRRKYSESEKQSPEQSDNFLNEFELRLLNMFGLKRRPNPSRQAVVPQYMVDLYRMHSLNGDHSTKRPRSMGRHAERAASKANTIRSFHHEESMEALASLKGRTTQQFFFNLTSIPGEELITSAELRVYRDQVLGATAAPTSNTSHNSSNSSSTSAGGFHRINVYEVFGAPASPRGEPLTRLLDTRLVQDSLSRWESFDVSPAVSQWASGGRHNHGFLVEMLHPDTLGGEEGQRQRRHVRVSRSLHGDQNSWPQARPLLVTYGHDRQGNAVLHRDKRQAAGHRKQRKKHQHKANCRRHALYVDFSDVGWNEWIVAPPGYHAFYCHGECPFPLADHLNSTNHAIVQTLVNSVNSNIPRACCVPTELSPISLLYLDEYEKVILKNYQDMVVEGCGCR